GTGAAGAATTCAAAACAAAAGAAGGACAGAAAAAAGGGATCGAGCAACTAGAAAAACACGGCATTGAAGGTCTTGTTGTCATTGGTGGGGACGGTTCTTACCAAGGGGCAAAAGCCTTGACGGAATGGGGATACCCATGTGTCGGTGTACCGGGGACGATCGATAATGATATCCCAGGGACTGAATATACAATCGGTTTTGATACAGCTCTGAACACGGTCATCGATGCGATCGATAAAATCCGTGATACGGCTACATCCCATGAGCGGACGTTCATCATTGAAGTAATGGGACGCAACGCGGGGGATATCGCTCTTTGGGCAGGTCTTGCCGGCGGAGCGGAAACGGTCCTGATCCCTGAGGAGAAATTCGATCTTGACGACGTTGTCGGCCGTTTGAAAAAAGGACAGGAACGCGGAAAGAAGCATAGTATCATCATTGTTGCAGAAGGTGTCATGTCTGCCAATGAATTTGCGAACCGCTTCACAGAAGCAACAGGAATGGATACGCGTGTCTCCGTCCTTGGTCATATCCAGCGCGGTGGAACGCCGACAGCTGCAGACCGTGTTCTTGCCAGCCGTTTAGGGGCTCATGCCGTTGAACTATTGGCCCAGGGTAAAGGCGGAAGAGCGGTAGGAATTGAGAAAAATCAACTAGTTGATTACGATATTATTGAAGCACTTGCCAAGCCACATCAAATTGATTTGAACATGTACAGACTTTCCAAAGAGCTTTCAATCTAAATTGTTGTAAGATTTCAGGAGGTAAAGAAAATGAGAAAAACGAAAATAGTATGTACGATCGGTCCTGCCAGTGAAAGTGTAGAGAAGTTATCTCAACTGATCGAAGCCGGAATGAACGTTTCCCGCTTGAACTTTTCACATGGTGACCATGATGAGCACGGACAACGCATCATCAATATCCGCGAAGCAGCAGAAAAAGCCGGTAAGACAGTAGGGATCCTGCTTGATACAAAAGGTCCGGAAATCCGCACAAACAATATGCAGGACGGAGCGATCGAATTAACTCAAGGATCCAATATCATCGTTTCCATGAAAGAAGTACTGGGAACAACTGAGAAATTCTCCGTTACATACGAAGGATTGATCGATGATGTTCATGTTGGTTCCAAAATTCTTCTTGATGACGGTCTGATCGGGTTGGAAGTAACGGAAATCGACAAAGCCAACGGTGAAATCCATACACATGTTGCCAACAGCGGTACACTTAAAAATAAAAAAGGTGTAAACGTACCGGGCGTTTCTGTGAACCTTCCTGGGATCACTGATAAGGATGCCAGTGATATCGTATTCGGTATCGGACAAGGCGTTGACTTTATCGCAGCATCATTCGTACGTCGTGCATCTGATGTACTTGAAATCCGTCAATTACTGGAAGAGCATAATGCGTCTCATATTCAAATCATCCCTAAGATCGAAAATCAAGAGGGTGTAGACAACATCGATGAAATCCTTGAAGTATCTGACGGATTGATGGTGGCACGTGGAGACCTTGGTGTGGAAATCCCTGCTGAGGAAGTACCACTTGTGCAAAAAATGCTGATCAAGAAATGTAATTCTCTTGGTAAGCCTGTCATCACAGCAACTCAAATGCTTGATTCTATGCAGCGTAACCCAAGACCGACAAGAGCGGAAGCAAGTGACGTTGCCAACGCCATTTTTGATGGAACAGATGCGATCATGCTTTCTGGTGAGACGGCGGCAGGTTCTTACCCTGTAGAAGCGGTTCAAACGATGCATAATATCGCGTCAAGAGCAGAAACGGCCCTTGATTACAATGCGATCCTATCTTCCCGAAGCAAAGACAGCGAGCACAATATGACGGATGCCATCGGTCAATCCGTAGCATATACAGCTCTTAATCTTGATGTGAATGCCATTGTCGCTCCGACTGAGAGTGGCCACACGGCACGCATGATCTCTAAATACCGTCCGAAAGCACCAATCGTTGCCGTGACTGGTACAGACTCTGTATCACGCCGCCTGGCACTTGTATGGGGTGTCTACCCTACAGTCGGCCGCAAAGTGACGACAACCGATGAAATGCTTGATATGGCAGTAGAAGAGAGCGTCAACTCAGGTATGACGAAGCACGGAGACCGCATCGTCATCACAGCGGGTGTTCCGATCGGTGAATCCGGAACGACGAACCTGATGAAAATCCACGTAGTGGGCGATGTCGTTGCAAAAGGTCAAGGAATCGGACGTAAATCTGCATACGGTAAAGCAGTCGTTGCCACATCAGCTGAAGAAGCGGTGAAGAACATGACTGATGGTGGCGTCCTTGTCACAATCGGCACGGACAAAGAAATGATGCCTGCCCTTGAAAAATGTTCAGCACTGATCGTTGAAGAAGGCGGTCTGACAAGTCACGCAGCCGTAGTCGGAATCAACCTTGGAATTCCTGTTGTGGTCGGAGTCGACCATGCCACTTCACTATTCAAGAATGGCCAGGAAATCACGGTGGATGCGACTCATGGCGTGATTTATAATGGGTATGCGAGTGTATTGTAAGTAGATAGTTATGGGAAAACCAGAGTCTTTTTATGGGCTCTGGTTTTTTTGTATAGGATGGAGTGATCGTCGAGCCATCCCATCCAAAAGCACCGCAACAAGGATAACCCTCAACATAAAACAGAATTTCTCTAATATGCTATAATAAATACCAAGCAAGTATTAAACCAAATGGAGGAATCCATCATGAGATATATGCTTTTACTATTGATTATCATACCGGCACTTGAAATTGGCTTATTGGTCCTTTCCGGACAGGCCATTGGTCTCGTCCCGACCGTGTTATTGATTATTATGACAGGGATCCTTGGAGCGTACCTTGCGAAGAAGCAGGGGATCGAGACGATAAGGAAGGCTCAGCGGGACATGCAGTATGGTCAGATGCCCGGGGAGGCCATCATGGATGGTTTGTGTATACTGGTGGGCGGAATCGTCCTGCTGACACCGGGATTCATTACGGATGCCCTTGGATTTCTCTTATTGCTCCCGGCCACGAGGAGAATGTTCAAGCCATTCTTCTATCGGTTATTTAAACGCTTGATCAACAAAGGGAACGTCATCATATACAGATAACGGAAAACGCACTGCTCACAGATGGAGCAGTGCGTTTTCTTATTTCACACCCATGATGAATTTCCAAGTATCTTCAAATACCCCTGCTCTTTTTAAAGTTGATAATATCACCAGTACAACAGGACCGACGATCAGTCCGAGAAAACCGATGAGCTTAAACCCGACAAATAAAGCAATAAGGGTGGCCAAGGGATCGAGTCCGATGCTTGAAGACAGCACTTTCGGTTCCATGATCTGCCGCTGGACGACTACGACCAGGTACAGGACCGAAAGCCCGATCCCCAATCCTGTATTGCCTGTAATGAATTCATAGATGATCCACGGCACGAATACTGCCCCTGTCCCGAGATAAGGGAGGATATCCACGAGACCTGTCACGAGTGCGATGGTGATTGCGTAATCTACTCTCAGGATGATCAAACCGATCAGAACGATGATCGCTGTGATGGAAATGAGAGTGAATTGAGCACGGATGAAACCGAACAGTGCCCGTTTTAAGTCGAAGAACACTTTTCTCCCACTGCTCATCGCCTTACCCGGAATGATTTTCTCCGCTTTGGCAGATAATGTATACCAATCCTTGCTTATGAAGAATGTAGCGAGCGCCGCGAAGATCAGGACGGACGCAGCATTTGGGATCCACGAGATCAACTGGGGCAGTTTGGTAAAAAAGTTTTGCAGGAAATCACCAGCCGACGTCGCAATTTTCGTTCCGGCAGTCTGGACATTTTCGAGAATCGTATCCTGCTGGCCGGCTTCAAGATTTTTGAATAATCCTGCGAGCTGATTGTAGAGAGGGATGACCTGTCCGACAATGATATCCTCTGCATATGTAACAAGGGTTTGAACATGCTTAGGCAGTTCTTCTGCCAAATAATTGGCTCCGGAAACGATTTCGGCAATCAATAATGTGATGAGACCTGCGAAAATGGCAACGATCAAGATGAGGGACACGGTGACGGCCCATATCCTCGGGAGCCATTTCTCCAGCCCGTTCACCAGGGGATTGATCAACAAGGCGATGGCAACGGCGATGATGAATGGATAAGCAAGTTTCCATATGTAATAGAGTGAAATCAATGAGAGAATGATGATCGAGAGAACGATCAAAAAGCGGATCGTTCGATAAACATAATCTAAATTCAAGGGTTTCCCTCCTACCGGGTCTAGTACTTCTATTTTATAGGAGACAGGAAATGAAAGGAAGATATATTTGCAGTGGTTGGAGCATTTTATGAATGATATGAAAAGTTGATATGGTAGGATAATGATTGGAGTACATATAGGAGAGGCAGGGGATTCATATGACTCAGCCATTCATGTTTTTACTGCTTTTATTGGGAATCGGGCTGATAGCGAAAAATCAATCCATTATTATAGCCGTAGCATTTCTACTTGTACTAAAGCTGCTTGGGCTTGATGAGAAAATGTTCGCGACGATTCAGTCGAAAGGCATTAACTGGGGTGTGACGATCATTACCATTGCCGTCCTTGCACCGATTGCAACAGGGGAAATCGGCTTTAAGGATCTCTTTGATTCGTTGAAGTCCCCTTATGCCTGGATTGCACTCGCCTCTGGAATGGCAGTGGCTTTGATTGCAAAGAATGGGTTGATTCTACTGGAAGATGACCCCCACCTGACAACGGCCCTCGTTCTTGGCACGGTGCTAGCCGTCGCTCTCTTTAAAGGGGTTGCGGTAGGGCCTTTGATCGGCGCCGGGATCGCCTATCTTGCTATGAAATTGTATGAATTATTTCTGTAAACATGCATGGGCGATCCCCCGGTTCGACCCTCTTTTTTATCCCTGGTTTATTTTTCTAGAAAAATAATTTTTATAGAAATTGATGCGTTTTCATTCACAAAAGTCAGATAATTGTTTATAATAGGAAATGTAAGCGCATCCCAAGCTCTCATGATAGTATAGGAAGAGCCGGGAATCATTTTTTGTATAGGAATTGAGCAATCGCTCAGCGTTTTTTTACGTTCTATTTAAACAAGCCTACTAGACTTAATAGATCGTTCTGTAGGGTTTTATACTCATATGAAAATGGGTAAAAGACAAGTATATAACAAAAGGAGAGGTTATTATGACAGCAACTCGCGGATTAGAAGGAGTTGTAGCGACGACATCGTCCATCAGTTCAATCATTGACGATACTCTTACATATGTTGGCTACAACATTGATGATTTAGCAAATAATGCAAGCTTCGAAGAGGTTATCTACTTATTATGGCATCTGAAACTGCCAAATGCATCAGAACTTAAGGAATTTACAGAGCTGTTAGCAGCGAACGCTGAATTGCCTAAGGAAGTCATCGAGCATTTCAAGATGTACAACATCAAGGAAGTCCATCCGATGGCCGCTTTACGTTCAGCTGTATCCCTGCTTGGGTTGTATGATGATAAAGCAGACGTGATGGAAGATAAGGAAAACTATCTGAAAGCCGTTCGCCTTCAAGCGAAGATCCCGACGATCGTTACGAGCTTTGCCCGTATCCGCAACGGTCAGGAACCGATTGCACCACGTCAGGACTTAGGTTTTGCAGCTAACTTCCTATACATGCTGACAGGGAAAGATCCTGAGCCTGTTGAAGTTGAAGCATTCAATAAAGCGCTTGTCCTTCACGCGGACCATGAGTTAAACGCTTCCACATTCACAGCACGTGTTTGTGTCGCGACTCTATCAGACGTCTATTCAGGTGTTACCGCTGCGATCGGTGCCTTAAAAGGACCTCTTCACGGTGGGGCAAATGAGCAGGTTATGAAGATGCTTACTGAAATCGGTTCTGTCGATAAAGCAGAAGAGTACATCCTCGACAAACTGGAGAAGAAAGAAAAGATCATGGGCTTCGGTCACCGTGTATACCGTCAGGGAGATCCACGTGCCAAGCACCTGAAAGAAATGTCCAAGAAATTAACTGAATTGACAGGACAAAGTAAATACTACGAAATGTCCGTTAAGGTTGAAGATGTATTCACATCTAATAAAGGCTTACCGCCAAATGTTGATTTCTACTCAGCATCTGTTTACCACAGCTTAGGTATCGATCATGACTTATTCACTCCGATCTTTGCTGTAAGCCGTGTATCCGGCTGGTTGGCACACATCCTGGAACAATATTCAAATAACCGCCTGATCCGTCCTCGTGCTGATTATGTAGGGCCTGGCAAGCAACAATACGTGCCGGTTGAACAAAGAGGTTAATCTTCAATATTTACAAATAGTAAAAATATTGGTGTAATAATAAGTGAAGGGGAATGACTCTGCATGGGTAACTTACGGGTCATCCCCTTTGAAATGAATAAATGGAGGTTACATAATGACACAAGGTGAAAAAATTACAAACCAGAATGGCCAACTTAATGTGCCTAACAATCCAATCGTCCCATTCATTGAAGGTGACGGAACGGGTCCAGATATTTGGGCAGCAGCTCAACGCGTCCTGGATGCTTCTGTAGAGAAAGCATACAAAGGCGAACGCAAGATTTCCTGGAAAGAAGTATATGCTGGGGAAAAAGCATTCAACAAAACGGGTGAATGGCTTCCAAACGATACACTAGAAGCAATCCGTGAATATTTCATCGCGATCAAAGGTCCACTTACGACTCCTGTCGGCGGCGGAATCCGTTCATTGAACGTGGCTCTTCGCCAGGAATTGGATCTATTCACATGCCTGCGTCCAGTACGCTACTTCGAAGGTGTTCCTTCTCCGGTTAAGCGTCCTGAAGATACTGACATGGTCATCTTCCGTGAAAATACTGAAGATATCTATGCAGGTATCGAGTACGCTAAAGGTTCTGACGAAGTGAAAAAATTAATCAGCTTCCTTCAAGACGAAATGGGCGTTAACAAAATCCGTTTCCCAGAAACATCAGGTATCGGAATCAAGCCTGTGTCTGAAGAAGGGACAAGCCGTTTAGTCCGTGCAGCAATCAACTACGCGATCACTGAAGGCCGTAAATCTGTAACACTTGTTCACAAAGGGAACATCATGAAGTTCACTGAAGGAGCATTCAAAAACTGGGGTTACGAAATTGCTGAGAAAGAATTCGGCGACAAAGTATTCACTTGGGCTCAATATGACAAGATCAAAGATGCTGACGGATTGGACGCTGCAAACAAAGCTCAATCTGATGCTGAAGCAGCAGGTAAGATCATTGTGAAAGATTCAATCGCTGATATCTTCTTACAACAGATCCTTACTCGTCCAGCTGAGTTCGATGTAGTGGCAACAATGAACCTAAACGGAGATTACATCTCTGACGCACTTGCTGCTCAAGTTGGTGGAATCGGTATCGCTCCTGGAGCAAACATCAACTACGAAACAGGACATGCCATCTTTGAGGCGACTCATGGAACGGCACCTAAATATGCAGGTATGGATAAAGTGAATCCTTCATCTGTCATCCTTTCAGGTGTGCTTATGCTTGAACACCTTGGCTGGACAGAAGCTGCTAACCTGATCACAAAATCAATGGAAAAAACAATCGCTTCTAAAGTGGTAACATATGACTTCGCCCGTCTGATGGATGGCGCGACAGAAGTGAAATGCTCTGAGTTCGGTTCTGCTTTAATCGATAACATGGAAGCATAATAAATAGACATAAGGTTGGGGTGCTTCGTATTGAAGCACTCCTTCCTTTAAATAATGAGACGAATAGGAGGAATCATGATGGCAATTAAACGTAGAAAAGTATCTGTGATCGGTGGAGGTTTCACCGGGGCGACAACGGCACTGATGCTCGCCCAGAAAGAGCTTGGAGATGTTGTATTGGTTGATATTCCGCAAAACGAGGATCCAACGAAAGGGAAGGCACTCGATATGCTTGAGGCAAGTCCTGTACAGGGCTTTGATTCAACCATCAACGGTACGTCCAATTATGAAGATACGAAGGACTCGGATATCGTTGTTATCACTGCCGGGATTGCCCGTAAACCGGGTATGAGCCGTGATGATCTGGTTCAGACCAATCAAAAGGTCATGAAATCAGTGACTCAGCAAATCGTGAAGCACTCACCTGACTGTTACATCATCGTACTGACCAATCCCGTGGATGCCATGACCTATACAGTCTTCAAGGAATCCGGTTTCCCGAAAGAGCGCGTGATCGGACAATCAGGAGTCCTGGATACAGCCCGCTTCCGCACCTTTGTCGCACAGGAATTAAACCTGTCCGTGAAGGATATTACAGGATTCGTCCTCGGCGGTCACGGTGATGACATGGTCCCTCTTATTCGTTACTCATACGCTGGAGGCATCCCTCTGGAGACACTTATCCCGAAAGACCGCCTCGACGCCATCGTGGAGCGCACCCGTAAAGGCGGAGGAGAAATCGTGGGACTTCTCGGTAACGGAAGTGCCTACTATGCACCGGCCGCATCCCTCGTCCAAATGGTCGAAGCCATCCTTAAAGACCAGCGCCGCGTCATCCCGGCCATCGCCTACCTAGAAGGCGAATACGGATTCGAAGGCATCTACCTCGGCGTCCCGACCATCCTAGGAGGAAACGGCCTAGAGAAAATCATCGAACTCGAACTCACAGAAGACGAAAAAGCCGCACTTTCCAACTCAGCCGACGCAGTGAAAAACGTCATGTCTTCATTGGCTTAACCACATAACCAAAGCTGACTTCCAATATGGGGGTCAGTTTTTTTTGTTGTATAAACTCTTTTAACGATTTCGTCTATTTTTAGTAATCAATAAACCAACAATGCTCTGTCAACAAAATACTACTGAGGATAGGGTGTGTGCTACGCTTACAGCTAGTGTTTGTCATTTATTATCTCTGTCGTCTATTTTAGGATTATTAGAAGGGGATTCTATAATAATAGATTTTGAAGTAGTATTAACATATGCCCCGATAGTTGATTGTAGCGGAAGGTGCTCGACTCCTGCGGGAAACAACGAAAAGCGCAGGCGGCTTGTTCAGCCCCGACAAGCATAAGATGAATGGACCGGGAAGGCGTTTTTTGCCTTCTTGGACCATTTAGCTTATGACCTCGAGGGGCTAGCCGCCGGAGCTGGACAAGGGTAGGACACCACTTGCAGCAGAGGAGGCTCACCGCCCGCCCCGCGGAAAGCGAGCACCTGCAGCGGAAATCAACCAGCACTCGCTCATCTCATTATTCGCCTTTCTTTTGAAACCAATCAGAAAACGAAATGATCAATCCACGCGTAAAAACTCTTTGTATGGTAACCCTAAAAATGATAAAATACTAATAGACAGACAATAAAAACAATTTTTATTATTTAAAATTGTAATCGTTTACATACTTGGAGGTGCTTCTTATGTTATTAGGGAAAAAGAGAAAACTGGGAAGAAAAATCGAAGAAATGACCGTCGGTGAAAAACTGACCCTCACAGAAAAAATTGAAGACAATGAACTTCTTCTATACCTGGGCCTCACAAATGATGCCAATCCATTATATATCCAGCACGATTATGCCTCACAGACACCCTTTAAAAAGCCGATCGTTCCATCTATCATGCTGACGGGGATCATTACATCGGCGGTGTCGAAGTATCTGCCGGGACCGGGCTCCCATATCGTGGAGCAAACCATTGAATTTCCAAAGCCGGTCTATCATTATGCAACAGTTCAATTCCTCTTTGAAGTGACAGAAGTCAATCCACATAACCATCTGGTTACCATCCAGGTATCGGCTACGAACGAGGAAGATGAAAAGGTGATCAACGGAACCATCAAGGTGTGTCCGCCTCATCACCTGGAAAAAATGAATAGTCATGCATTGGAAAACTTCTAATGCCGGGAGGGAGCTATGTCATCATAGCTCTTTTTTTATGCATGAAAATGATAAAGAAAAAGCTTGATGTGCATCCTATCATAAAGGGCAGTAAAAAACTAAAAAGGATTAAATGATGGTAAGCCCGGAGAATTATATTATAATGAAAGTACAATTACATAAACAGTTTGGATGTTGGGGTTAATTTTCTTTGGTATGGAGGCACAATACATGAGCAAAAAAATCTTGGTAGTCGATGATGAACAATCCATTGCAACACTCTTAAAGTACAATCTGGAGCAATCCGGTTATTCAGTGACAACAGCACATGACGGAGCGGAAGGAAGGGATCTTGCGATTGAACAGTCCCCGGACTTGATCGTCCTTGACCTGATGCTTCCGTCCATGGATGGAATCGAGGTATGCAAAGAATTGCGGCAGCGAAAAATCAATATCCCGATCCTGATGTTAACGGCGAAGGATGATGAATTCGATAAAGTCCTCGGTTTGGAGCTTGGTGCAGATGACTATATGACAAAACCGTTCAGCCCCCGTGAAGTGGTGGCGAGGGTGAAGGCGATCCTAAGGCGAAGTCAGGCCATTCGGGAAACGGAACCGGCTGCCGAAGAACCGACCGATTATAAGGAAGTCGGGGAACTAAAGGTATACCCTGAACAATATGAGGCGTATTTCCAAGGAGAATTACTTGAACTGACACCAAAGGAATTCGAGCTTTTATTATATTTGACGGATAACAAAGGAAGAGTCCTTACGAGGGATCAGCTGCTGAGTGCGGTATGGAACTACGACTTTGCAGGAGATACGAGAATCGTGGATGTGCATATCAGCCATCTACGGGAAAAAATTGAGTCCAATACGAAAAAACCAACCTATATCAAAACGATTCGTGGTCTCGGGTATAAATTGGAGGAGCCTAAAAATCGATGACCAAATTTAGAACAAAGCTCCTATTTGCTCTCATTACGTTGATCATCGCTGTCTTAATAGGGCTTGGTCTGCTTTTGGGCCAGATTTTCAAGAACTTCTATTTGGATACCTTTAACTCCAGGATTCAAAAGGAGACCAGGTTACTGGCAAGCTCCATTGAGGAGAACGGGGCACCGAAAGAAATCGATCCTGAAATGATCAAAGGGTTGAGCGACATATTGGATGTCCGGATCACCGTGCTCGATAAATCCGGGGATGTAGTCCACGATACGGATACGGCAGATTCATTGGTTGGTCCACAGCAGAAGAAAATCGTACAGGAAATCCAGAAAAATTGGGATGTGAAACAGAAGCATAAAAAACTCGTCACATCTGGAAATGAATATCGGTATTACTGGTATCCATTAAAAAATGCCAACGGTGAAAAGATGGGACTTCTCATTATGAGCGCAGAGGTGGATGCCCTGGAAAGAGGCACTCAGCAAATTTGGTTCGTACTGTCCATTTCCTTGGGGCTTGCCCTGGTACTCATCATCATCCTTGGCTCAAGGATTACGGTGAGGTATACAAAGCCCATTGAATCAGCGACCAATGTGGCAATGGAGCTCGCCAAGGGGAATTACCGTGCCAGGACCTACGAGGACCGGCTGGATGAAACGAGTATGCTCAGCACCTCCATCAATATTCTGGCGAGAAACCTTCAGGAAATGGTGAATTCCCAGGAAATGCAGCAAGACCGCTTAACGACATTGATTGAAAATATGGGGAGCGCTCTTCTATTGATCGATCACCGGGGGTTTGTCGTCTTAACGAACAGGACGTTCAGGGAATTCTTTAACCTGGAAGAGAGCCAACTGAAGAAAGTACGATACCATGAGGTGATTCACTATTCTGAAGTGAATAAGCTTGTGGAGGAAATCTTTATGACGGAGGAGCGATTGAGAAAGCAGATTCTCCTTCCGTACAAGCTTGATCGAAAGCACTATGAAGTGTACGGAGCCCCCATTATCGGCAACAA
The DNA window shown above is from Rossellomorea vietnamensis and carries:
- the pnpS gene encoding two-component system histidine kinase PnpS encodes the protein MTKFRTKLLFALITLIIAVLIGLGLLLGQIFKNFYLDTFNSRIQKETRLLASSIEENGAPKEIDPEMIKGLSDILDVRITVLDKSGDVVHDTDTADSLVGPQQKKIVQEIQKNWDVKQKHKKLVTSGNEYRYYWYPLKNANGEKMGLLIMSAEVDALERGTQQIWFVLSISLGLALVLIIILGSRITVRYTKPIESATNVAMELAKGNYRARTYEDRLDETSMLSTSINILARNLQEMVNSQEMQQDRLTTLIENMGSALLLIDHRGFVVLTNRTFREFFNLEESQLKKVRYHEVIHYSEVNKLVEEIFMTEERLRKQILLPYKLDRKHYEVYGAPIIGNNDVWKGIVVVFHDITELKKLEQMRKDFVANVSHELKTPITSIKGFSETLLDGAMDDPETLKSFLDIILKESDRLQSLIQDLLELSKIEKQGFQLFVEEVEVAGLIEDVLPILKEKAKPKDISLQADFESRGTAEVDSYRLKQVFINLISNAIAYTPKGGNVSVTVQDDQDKVYVKVKDNGMGISQEELPRIFERFYRVDKARSRNSGGTGLGLAIVKHIIEAHEGDIEVESELEKGTTFTVTLNKIASTISHGGNQGKP